One stretch of Pradoshia sp. D12 DNA includes these proteins:
- a CDS encoding S8 family peptidase, translated as MLKTKRKKLSSLILTSMLIPSLLLTTGFTSSPSSTASSESIHSSAKSTIIQNSSNKISKDLQNEFKEEEKVTFLIKLKEQVDTAKVAKEATATAKKQKLSSAKTTLTKRSSIVTNLRATAEETQHELKNYLEKQEKAGKVKDIQSFYIVNGMAVTATKEVMEQIAAFPEVEKLLPNEKVHLVEPVKQSKAEKPLIESNIKEKPSKTETKAEVSSIEWNIEKISAPQTWAMGIDGAGTVVASIDTGVQWDHPTLKTKYRGYNPANPDNPTHEFSWFDATSTNRPAAFDDNGHGTHTIGTMVGSDSNGTNQIGVAPGAKFIAVKALSASGGGSSADLLEAGEWVLAPKDANGTPHPEYAPDVVNNSWGGGPGLDEWFRPMVQAWKNADIFPEFSAGNDGGGAGTIAAPSNYPESYATAATDINNALASFSSRGPSPYEGVMKPNIAAPGVNIRSAIPGNDYASYNGTSMAGPHVAAVVALLRQADSSLTVDQMEEIMDLTATPLTDSAYPESPNYGYGHGLVNAFDAVSSVVSGLGKIKGTVSKEGDDTHAPEIETEPVTTSYKEMDLPLSATATDDVSVTSVVLKYKKADGSWTEVAAERVSGNYKSGEYEATIPGVDLTGDSTEYQFIAYDFGGNSKETAVYPIELLPGITVGYETDFEQNPIGWTSYGTNNSWEWGVPTTGPGAAFSGEKVYATNLTGNYANSSNMSLEMPPIDLPEGASYLQFKQWFDLERNYDFGHVFISTDGTNWTQAARFNQTSDGWIDGEVDLSEYAGQRIYISFNVTTDGSVQKAGWYLDDVKLSATPIQPSSKAKHGVKKDTKATDTKIKDTKAKDPKDDKKAAKEKVDAAKIKPISEKDSSKNEKPSNESPGPLLLPIQAEVTVLETGRSVYTNPQDGSYELTHATGDYTVQAETYGFQSQTQAVRVEDGGVATANFTLQEIPKGTVSGTITNKVTGNPVAGATVYLVEDAAITPVTTNEDGEYSLTAYEGTYTLKFVAPSYYSSETTVTIEAGEPVVKNVELRPFIGYAGEIKYDDGTAENARSFNAAGNSWAVKMSLKEGEDQALVTGALLRFWDMEWPVPGGTEFQVSVYDASGANGGPGTKLAGPFNETALRDGTWTHVDLAEHGIMVEGDFFIVYTQTKANPNSPGLATDEDGPNAKRSWQGVSGAWSQSPEAEGNYMIRATVNYELQVPSITSPKDGAFTNKKSVTVEGKSSPETTIDLFNDGEQTATTETNASGDFSVAVELKNGANTLTAKAKTDVGSTDPSEPVTITLDQDKPELTITSPTDGSKTNKETVTVTGTIADANLDWVKVNGQTATVSDGKFSKRILLDEGINEITVQAKDKAGNSIKKIITIDANYTAPELSNILPAEDKVLESGDSVKIEFDSEPGLDATFSILAPVTNLGVSNALELPMRETSEGHYVGYYTATKNIKANGAAVQVTAEDDYGNKTIERAEGLLYINAPQ; from the coding sequence TTGTTGAAAACAAAGAGAAAAAAACTGTCGTCACTCATTCTAACATCTATGCTCATTCCATCATTGCTCTTAACTACAGGATTTACGTCTTCACCATCTTCTACTGCTTCCTCAGAATCCATCCATAGTTCAGCAAAATCTACGATTATACAGAATAGCAGTAACAAAATCTCCAAAGATCTTCAAAATGAGTTTAAGGAAGAAGAAAAAGTCACCTTCTTAATTAAACTTAAAGAGCAGGTCGACACTGCCAAGGTAGCAAAAGAAGCTACTGCTACTGCAAAAAAACAAAAGCTTTCATCAGCCAAGACGACCTTGACAAAACGATCTTCCATCGTTACAAATCTGCGCGCAACTGCTGAAGAAACTCAGCATGAGCTAAAAAACTATTTAGAGAAACAAGAAAAAGCCGGTAAGGTTAAAGATATTCAATCCTTCTACATCGTTAATGGTATGGCTGTTACGGCTACAAAAGAAGTCATGGAACAAATTGCCGCATTTCCTGAAGTAGAAAAACTTTTACCGAATGAAAAAGTACACCTTGTAGAACCTGTTAAACAATCCAAAGCTGAGAAACCACTAATCGAGTCCAATATTAAGGAGAAACCTTCTAAAACAGAGACAAAGGCAGAAGTCTCCTCGATTGAATGGAATATCGAAAAAATCAGCGCACCTCAAACATGGGCAATGGGAATTGATGGAGCTGGAACAGTCGTTGCCAGCATAGATACTGGTGTGCAATGGGATCACCCTACCCTAAAGACAAAATACCGTGGGTACAACCCTGCTAATCCAGACAACCCGACCCATGAGTTCAGCTGGTTTGATGCTACTTCTACAAACCGCCCTGCAGCATTTGATGATAATGGTCACGGTACACATACAATTGGAACAATGGTCGGATCAGATTCAAACGGTACTAACCAAATCGGCGTAGCACCCGGCGCTAAATTCATAGCGGTTAAAGCTCTCTCTGCATCAGGTGGAGGCTCGAGTGCTGATTTGTTAGAAGCAGGTGAATGGGTATTAGCTCCTAAAGATGCTAATGGAACTCCACATCCTGAATACGCACCAGATGTCGTAAACAACTCATGGGGTGGCGGACCAGGATTGGACGAATGGTTCCGTCCAATGGTTCAAGCATGGAAAAATGCGGATATCTTCCCTGAATTTTCAGCAGGAAATGACGGAGGAGGAGCAGGAACTATAGCAGCTCCATCCAATTATCCTGAATCTTACGCAACTGCCGCAACAGATATCAATAATGCTTTGGCAAGCTTTTCTTCAAGGGGACCTTCTCCATATGAAGGAGTCATGAAACCAAATATAGCTGCACCAGGTGTAAATATTCGCTCAGCTATACCTGGAAACGATTATGCTTCCTATAATGGAACATCAATGGCCGGGCCTCATGTGGCCGCAGTAGTTGCCCTGCTTAGACAAGCTGATTCGAGCTTAACTGTCGATCAAATGGAAGAGATTATGGACTTAACAGCAACACCATTAACTGACAGCGCTTATCCAGAGTCACCTAACTATGGATATGGTCACGGTTTGGTAAATGCTTTTGATGCTGTCTCTTCAGTTGTTAGTGGTTTAGGAAAAATTAAAGGAACTGTCTCCAAGGAAGGTGATGATACTCATGCACCTGAAATTGAAACAGAGCCTGTGACTACTTCTTATAAAGAAATGGACCTTCCTCTTAGCGCAACCGCTACGGACGATGTATCCGTAACATCTGTCGTTTTGAAATATAAAAAAGCAGATGGCAGCTGGACTGAAGTCGCTGCGGAACGTGTAAGCGGAAATTATAAATCCGGTGAATACGAAGCAACCATACCTGGTGTTGATTTAACCGGTGATTCAACAGAATACCAATTTATCGCATATGACTTTGGAGGCAATTCAAAAGAAACAGCTGTTTATCCAATAGAATTACTTCCGGGTATTACAGTTGGCTATGAAACAGATTTTGAACAAAACCCAATCGGATGGACATCTTACGGTACAAATAATTCATGGGAATGGGGAGTACCAACAACAGGCCCTGGCGCTGCATTCTCTGGTGAAAAGGTATATGCAACAAATCTGACAGGAAACTATGCAAACAGCTCTAATATGAGCCTGGAAATGCCACCAATTGATCTTCCTGAAGGAGCCAGCTACTTACAGTTCAAACAATGGTTTGATTTAGAAAGAAACTATGACTTTGGGCATGTATTTATTTCTACTGATGGTACCAACTGGACACAGGCAGCTCGTTTCAACCAAACATCCGATGGTTGGATTGATGGCGAAGTTGACTTAAGCGAATATGCAGGACAACGCATCTACATTTCCTTCAATGTTACAACTGATGGGTCTGTCCAGAAAGCTGGATGGTATTTGGATGATGTCAAATTATCGGCAACTCCTATCCAACCTTCGTCAAAAGCTAAACATGGTGTGAAGAAAGATACAAAAGCTACTGATACTAAAATCAAAGATACAAAAGCTAAAGACCCTAAAGACGACAAAAAAGCAGCAAAAGAAAAAGTAGACGCAGCAAAAATCAAACCAATATCTGAAAAAGATAGTTCAAAAAATGAAAAACCTAGCAATGAAAGCCCGGGACCACTGCTTTTACCAATTCAAGCAGAGGTAACCGTTCTTGAAACTGGCCGTTCTGTTTACACCAACCCACAGGATGGATCCTATGAATTAACGCACGCAACAGGTGATTACACTGTTCAAGCAGAAACATATGGATTCCAATCTCAAACACAAGCAGTACGTGTTGAAGATGGTGGAGTTGCTACCGCAAACTTTACACTACAGGAAATTCCTAAAGGTACTGTCAGCGGTACAATTACAAATAAAGTAACAGGAAATCCTGTTGCAGGCGCCACAGTTTACCTTGTGGAAGATGCTGCCATTACGCCTGTGACTACAAATGAAGATGGCGAGTATTCCCTTACTGCATACGAGGGTACCTACACACTAAAATTTGTTGCACCATCCTACTACAGTTCCGAAACAACTGTAACCATTGAAGCAGGCGAACCAGTCGTTAAAAATGTTGAGTTACGTCCATTCATTGGCTATGCAGGTGAGATTAAGTATGATGATGGAACAGCTGAAAATGCCAGATCCTTCAATGCGGCAGGCAATAGCTGGGCTGTTAAAATGTCATTAAAAGAAGGGGAAGATCAAGCTCTAGTAACTGGTGCACTCCTTCGCTTCTGGGATATGGAATGGCCAGTCCCAGGCGGTACTGAATTCCAAGTATCCGTTTATGATGCCAGTGGTGCAAACGGCGGTCCTGGTACTAAATTGGCAGGTCCTTTCAACGAGACAGCTTTACGTGACGGCACTTGGACACATGTTGACCTTGCCGAACACGGCATCATGGTAGAAGGAGACTTCTTCATTGTCTATACACAAACAAAAGCAAATCCTAATTCACCTGGCTTGGCAACTGATGAGGACGGTCCAAATGCTAAACGCAGCTGGCAAGGTGTAAGCGGTGCATGGTCTCAATCACCAGAGGCTGAAGGAAACTACATGATCCGTGCGACCGTCAACTATGAATTACAAGTACCATCCATCACTTCTCCTAAAGATGGAGCATTTACGAATAAAAAATCTGTGACAGTTGAGGGTAAATCTTCTCCTGAAACAACCATTGATTTATTCAATGATGGAGAACAAACTGCTACTACGGAAACGAATGCAAGTGGCGACTTCTCAGTTGCAGTCGAGTTGAAAAATGGTGCAAATACACTGACTGCTAAAGCAAAAACTGATGTCGGTTCAACAGACCCATCTGAACCAGTTACGATTACACTTGATCAGGATAAACCTGAACTGACTATTACTTCACCGACAGATGGTTCTAAAACAAATAAAGAAACCGTTACAGTTACAGGAACAATTGCTGATGCCAATCTGGATTGGGTTAAAGTAAATGGTCAAACTGCAACTGTAAGCGACGGGAAATTCAGCAAGCGTATCCTTCTTGATGAAGGTATAAATGAGATTACTGTTCAAGCTAAGGATAAAGCAGGCAACAGCATTAAAAAGATCATCACAATTGATGCCAATTATACGGCACCTGAACTTTCCAACATACTTCCTGCTGAGGACAAAGTATTGGAAAGCGGCGATTCTGTCAAAATCGAATTTGATAGTGAACCTGGGCTAGACGCTACCTTCTCAATCCTTGCTCCAGTCACAAACCTTGGCGTCTCAAATGCACTTGAGCTTCCAATGCGTGAGACATCGGAAGGACACTATGTCGGCTACTATACTGCCACTAAAAATATCAAAGCAAACGGGGCAGCCGTTCAAGTAACCGCAGAAGATGACTATGGCAATAAAACGATTGAAAGAGCGGAAGGATTATTATATATTAACGCTCCGCAGTAA
- a CDS encoding GntR family transcriptional regulator: MLTVTPKLPGENNKHYSYRIIKNGIMSLELKPGQAISEIELANELRISRTPIREVIGKLKEEHLVEVWPQVGSYISKIDYKLVKEAAFMRSVLEKEVLKLACESISDETLLELKKVISLQENFIGKKGMERTFHELDQEFHSLFYKDQEKDHIWDAINRLSTHYNRIRLLSEIEYDYTDIIKQHKNIIDIIENKKVDQIDEAVSHHILGPEKYWNSLLEPDSQYAEYFVE; the protein is encoded by the coding sequence ATGTTAACAGTGACACCCAAATTACCTGGAGAAAATAATAAACATTATTCGTACAGAATTATTAAGAATGGCATTATGTCTCTAGAATTAAAACCAGGACAAGCAATCAGTGAAATTGAGCTGGCTAATGAATTAAGGATTTCTCGTACTCCAATCAGGGAGGTAATCGGAAAATTAAAAGAGGAACATTTGGTTGAAGTATGGCCGCAGGTCGGTTCATACATATCAAAAATTGATTATAAATTGGTTAAAGAGGCGGCCTTTATGCGCTCTGTACTAGAAAAAGAGGTTCTTAAGTTAGCCTGCGAATCTATTTCTGATGAAACATTATTAGAGTTAAAGAAAGTTATCAGTTTACAAGAAAATTTTATAGGAAAAAAAGGAATGGAAAGAACTTTTCATGAATTGGATCAGGAATTTCACTCCCTATTTTATAAAGATCAGGAAAAAGATCATATCTGGGATGCAATAAATCGGTTAAGTACACATTATAATCGAATCCGATTGCTATCTGAAATCGAATATGATTATACAGATATTATTAAACAACATAAAAACATTATTGATATTATTGAAAATAAAAAAGTTGATCAAATAGATGAGGCTGTTAGTCACCATATATTAGGACCAGAGAAATATTGGAATAGTTTGCTGGAACCGGATAGCCAATATGCTGAATACTTTGTAGAATAA
- the brnQ gene encoding branched-chain amino acid transport system II carrier protein, with the protein MGNMKSKSTTLAIGFMLFALFFGAGNLIFPVLMGQMSGSNVWEATFGFIITGVGLPLLGVLAIGYSGQSDLYTMAKRVHPMFAIIFTTVLYLAIGPLFAMPRTGTVSYEIGVKPLIGDMNSTVAMALFTVIFFAITCFFALKPGKIIDIVGKMLTPILLFFIALLILAALFNPMGSLTAPAEQYTENAFFKGFQEGYLTMDTLASFVFGIIIINAVRSTGIHGKKEMMTSVMKSAFIAAGLLAVIYAGLAYLGATGVEEIGAFDNGGAILAAASHYYFGSYGRLILGLAVIAACLTTSIGLVTACAAYFNTLAPRWSYKTYAIVLSVFSALVANVGLADLVAISVPVLTAIYPLAICLIFLTFMHNVFKGFSEVYICSLALTFIVSLFDGFNAAGLQIEAINNLFAYLPLYSVGLGWIAPAILGAIIGYPIGMMRQSAPIMNEVPDMQKD; encoded by the coding sequence TTGGGTAATATGAAGAGTAAATCTACAACACTAGCGATTGGCTTTATGCTCTTTGCCTTATTTTTTGGGGCTGGAAATCTAATATTCCCAGTATTAATGGGACAAATGTCAGGGTCAAATGTTTGGGAAGCTACATTTGGCTTCATCATAACTGGGGTGGGATTGCCTCTGTTAGGGGTATTGGCAATTGGGTATTCTGGCCAAAGCGATTTATATACGATGGCTAAACGTGTACACCCAATGTTTGCTATTATATTTACTACAGTTCTTTACTTGGCAATCGGGCCTTTATTTGCGATGCCGAGGACAGGAACGGTTTCATATGAAATTGGTGTTAAACCTTTAATCGGTGATATGAATAGCACAGTAGCAATGGCGCTTTTCACTGTAATCTTTTTTGCTATTACTTGTTTCTTTGCATTAAAACCAGGAAAAATTATAGATATAGTTGGTAAAATGTTAACACCAATATTATTATTTTTTATCGCTTTATTGATTCTAGCAGCTTTGTTTAATCCAATGGGAAGCCTGACAGCTCCGGCTGAACAATATACAGAAAACGCATTCTTTAAGGGTTTCCAGGAAGGTTACCTAACAATGGATACATTGGCATCCTTCGTATTTGGAATTATCATTATTAATGCAGTTCGTTCAACAGGGATTCATGGCAAAAAAGAAATGATGACAAGTGTTATGAAATCTGCTTTCATTGCAGCCGGTTTACTTGCGGTAATCTATGCAGGGCTAGCATATTTAGGTGCTACCGGTGTGGAAGAGATTGGTGCATTTGATAATGGGGGTGCGATATTAGCAGCAGCATCTCATTATTATTTTGGTTCTTATGGAAGATTAATTTTAGGACTTGCTGTTATTGCAGCGTGTTTAACGACTAGTATCGGTCTTGTGACGGCTTGTGCGGCCTACTTTAATACATTGGCTCCGAGATGGTCCTATAAAACATATGCTATTGTTTTATCGGTATTCAGTGCATTAGTTGCCAATGTGGGACTTGCCGACTTAGTGGCTATTTCAGTACCTGTCCTGACAGCTATTTATCCTTTGGCTATATGCTTGATTTTCCTTACATTCATGCACAATGTATTTAAAGGTTTTTCAGAAGTATATATTTGCAGTTTGGCATTAACCTTTATTGTTAGTTTGTTTGATGGTTTTAATGCAGCGGGTCTGCAAATAGAAGCAATCAATAATTTATTTGCTTATTTACCGCTTTACTCCGTGGGATTAGGATGGATTGCACCAGCCATATTGGGCGCTATTATTGGTTATCCGATTGGTATGATGAGACAGTCTGCTCCCATAATGAATGAAGTTCCAGATATGCAGAAAGACTAG
- a CDS encoding DUF975 family protein, with product MNIKLIKNTAKQKLTGYWGIAIGVFFITLLVSRVAESFLFILAFFFISSPLAVGYQWFHLAIKRQQNPSIETLFDGFKLNYFRNALTNFLIFLFTLLWSVLLIIPGIIKALAYSMTLFILRDRSDLTALQAITESRRIMNGKKKDLFVLYLSFLPWFIIPIVLIFIGIVSIAIGADTVNDGVYLSGMASLIIGYITIFGIAIYLAPFITTSLAVFYDDYVKPSEGSLIQNPLPSTHNSAADHIDLAKRVE from the coding sequence ATGAATATCAAACTGATTAAAAACACAGCCAAACAAAAATTAACTGGCTACTGGGGAATTGCGATAGGAGTTTTTTTCATAACTCTCCTTGTTAGCAGAGTTGCTGAATCATTTCTTTTTATTCTTGCATTTTTCTTTATATCAAGCCCATTGGCTGTAGGATATCAATGGTTCCACTTAGCTATAAAGAGGCAGCAAAATCCTTCTATTGAAACACTATTTGATGGTTTTAAATTGAACTATTTCAGGAATGCCTTAACAAACTTTTTAATCTTTTTATTTACCTTACTCTGGTCAGTTTTATTAATTATACCCGGCATCATTAAAGCGTTAGCCTATTCTATGACTTTATTTATCTTGCGTGACCGTTCCGATTTAACCGCTCTTCAAGCGATTACAGAAAGCCGACGAATCATGAATGGTAAAAAGAAAGATTTATTTGTACTATACCTATCTTTTTTACCATGGTTTATTATCCCTATCGTATTAATTTTTATCGGAATCGTATCTATTGCTATTGGTGCTGATACTGTAAATGATGGAGTATATTTAAGCGGCATGGCAAGCCTGATTATCGGGTATATCACAATCTTTGGTATTGCTATATACCTTGCACCTTTTATAACTACTTCATTAGCTGTCTTCTATGATGATTATGTAAAGCCATCAGAAGGATCTCTTATACAGAATCCACTGCCTTCTACTCATAATTCTGCTGCCGATCATATCGACCTTGCTAAGCGTGTAGAATAA
- a CDS encoding acyl-CoA dehydrogenase family protein has product MDFSYSSKVIDLERQLSDFMNKYVYPNEGLYEVQLNEQESRWSLVPPIMEDLKSKAKNAGLWNLFLPESEYGAGLTNLEYAPLCEIMGRSLIGPEVFNCSAPDTGNMEVLERYGSAEQKEEWLKPLLAGEIRSCFSMTEPDVASSDATNIEASIEKDGDGYIINGRKWWSSGAGDPRCKIAIVMGKTNKMADRHEQQSMILVPLDSKGVKIERMLPVFGYDHAPHGHGEITYENVKVPAENIIWGEGKGFAIAQGRLGPGRIHHCMRLIGAAERSLEILCKRIQTRTAFGQPLSNQGVIKEWIANSRIEIEQARLLTLKAAYMMDTVGNKKAKAEIAMIKVVAPNMALKVIDRAIQGLGAAGVSEDYPLAAHWANARTLRLADGPDEVHRAQIAKLELKKYLGEEQADHERFTNV; this is encoded by the coding sequence ATGGATTTTTCCTATTCGAGTAAGGTGATTGACTTGGAGAGACAGTTAAGTGATTTTATGAATAAGTATGTATATCCTAATGAAGGATTATATGAGGTTCAGTTAAATGAGCAAGAATCACGGTGGAGTCTGGTGCCTCCGATTATGGAAGACTTAAAATCAAAAGCTAAAAATGCGGGGCTTTGGAATTTATTTCTGCCTGAGAGTGAATATGGTGCTGGTCTGACCAATTTGGAATATGCACCTTTATGTGAAATAATGGGACGCTCATTAATCGGCCCTGAAGTGTTTAATTGCAGTGCTCCTGACACAGGTAATATGGAAGTATTAGAAAGGTATGGGTCTGCTGAACAGAAAGAGGAATGGCTTAAGCCTTTATTAGCTGGTGAAATACGTTCCTGTTTTTCAATGACCGAGCCAGATGTCGCTTCATCAGATGCTACGAATATTGAAGCAAGTATTGAAAAAGATGGAGATGGCTATATCATCAATGGCCGCAAGTGGTGGTCTTCAGGCGCAGGAGATCCAAGATGTAAAATTGCAATTGTGATGGGGAAGACGAACAAAATGGCAGATCGGCATGAACAGCAATCTATGATTCTTGTACCTCTTGATTCAAAAGGAGTAAAAATCGAAAGAATGCTTCCTGTTTTTGGTTATGATCATGCCCCTCATGGACATGGAGAAATTACATATGAAAACGTTAAAGTACCCGCTGAGAACATAATTTGGGGAGAGGGAAAGGGATTTGCGATAGCACAGGGAAGGCTGGGTCCAGGAAGGATTCATCATTGTATGAGGCTGATTGGGGCAGCAGAGCGTTCACTAGAAATATTATGTAAGCGCATTCAAACAAGAACTGCCTTTGGGCAGCCGCTATCTAATCAAGGTGTAATAAAAGAGTGGATTGCAAATTCAAGAATTGAAATTGAGCAGGCAAGATTATTAACTTTAAAAGCAGCTTACATGATGGATACGGTTGGGAACAAAAAAGCGAAGGCCGAGATTGCGATGATCAAAGTCGTTGCTCCAAATATGGCTTTGAAGGTTATCGACAGGGCTATACAGGGACTTGGAGCAGCAGGAGTTTCAGAGGATTATCCTTTGGCAGCTCATTGGGCAAATGCAAGAACATTGCGATTAGCTGATGGACCCGATGAAGTTCACCGTGCACAGATTGCCAAGCTAGAGCTTAAAAAATATCTAGGGGAGGAACAAGCTGATCATGAACGTTTTACAAATGTTTGA
- a CDS encoding SDR family oxidoreductase gives MNVLQMFDLTGKTAIITGGGRGLGAHIAQGLAEAGANIVLCSRKIEACTEVADHLNKEYGVETLALKCDITNAEDIHSVVSETLDKFEDIDILVNNSGASWGASALDMPLEAWNKVINTNLTGTFLMSQAVGKVMMEQKRGKIINIASVAGLGGTQADMMDTVGYNASKGAVLTLTKDLAVKWGKHNIHVNAIAPGFFPTKMSQVLLERGKDAIEYMTPLGRLGNDEDLKGVALFLASAASNYITGEVLVVDGGKHAMV, from the coding sequence ATGAACGTTTTACAAATGTTTGATTTAACCGGTAAGACAGCGATTATCACAGGAGGCGGACGTGGGCTTGGAGCCCATATTGCACAGGGTTTGGCAGAAGCGGGAGCAAATATTGTTCTATGTTCACGCAAGATTGAGGCTTGCACCGAGGTAGCAGATCATCTGAATAAAGAATATGGAGTTGAAACCTTGGCCTTAAAATGTGATATCACGAATGCGGAAGATATTCATAGTGTCGTCTCAGAAACACTAGATAAATTTGAAGATATTGATATTCTTGTCAACAATAGCGGTGCCTCATGGGGAGCTTCTGCATTGGATATGCCGCTTGAAGCCTGGAATAAGGTTATCAATACTAATTTGACAGGTACCTTCCTGATGTCCCAGGCAGTGGGAAAGGTGATGATGGAACAGAAGCGAGGAAAAATAATCAATATTGCTTCAGTTGCGGGGCTCGGTGGAACTCAAGCTGACATGATGGATACTGTTGGGTACAATGCCAGCAAAGGAGCTGTCCTTACTTTAACAAAGGATTTGGCAGTGAAATGGGGGAAACATAATATTCATGTTAATGCAATCGCACCTGGTTTTTTCCCAACCAAAATGTCTCAGGTCTTACTCGAACGCGGAAAAGATGCAATTGAATATATGACACCGCTTGGAAGGCTTGGAAATGATGAAGACCTCAAGGGAGTTGCTTTATTCCTAGCCTCTGCTGCATCCAATTATATAACAGGTGAGGTATTGGTAGTTGATGGCGGAAAACACGCCATGGTTTAA
- a CDS encoding long-chain-fatty-acid--CoA ligase produces the protein MKKKAWLTQYPEGIASEIEIPNKSLPDILHETTIHYPTNNALSFFGRKMTYQELLGTSNRFAAALQNNDVKKGDRVAIMLPNCPQYVIAYYGALSMGGIVTQINPMLVARELEYILQDSDAETIVVMDAFYQTVKAVQSTTNLKNIIVVSLQPSGTEFGDDWTFERFISETVMPVEPVVIDPSHDVAVLQYTGGTTGRSKGAMLTHRNLVANIYQTKEFYKKMVNKGKERYLTVIPLFHVFGMTACMNNCILMASENILLPRFDLEEVLQTIKQEKPTIFPGVPTMYVAINAHPKAKEYGIDSIKISNSGSAPMPMELMKEYESKTDSKILEGYGLSEASPVTHCNPDFGVRKPGTVGIAFPSTDCKIVDVATGVEEVPVGELGELIVKGPQIMKGYWNMPEETAVALRNGWLYTGDIARIDEDGYLTIVDRKKDLIIASGYNIYPRDVEEVLYEHPSVQEAVVIGVPDEYRGETVKAILVLKANESATDKEIMEYCKNNMAAYRVPTIVEFRDELPKTNVGKILRRALREEVETK, from the coding sequence ATGAAAAAGAAAGCTTGGCTTACGCAATATCCGGAAGGTATTGCATCTGAAATCGAAATTCCGAACAAATCACTGCCAGACATTCTTCATGAAACGACAATCCATTACCCCACAAACAATGCCCTATCTTTTTTTGGAAGAAAAATGACCTATCAGGAACTTTTAGGGACATCCAATCGCTTCGCCGCAGCACTTCAGAATAATGATGTTAAAAAGGGTGATAGGGTGGCAATAATGCTGCCAAACTGTCCTCAGTATGTGATTGCCTATTATGGGGCCCTATCGATGGGAGGAATTGTCACACAAATCAACCCCATGTTAGTAGCTAGAGAACTGGAATATATATTGCAGGATTCCGATGCTGAAACGATTGTTGTCATGGATGCATTCTATCAAACTGTTAAAGCGGTTCAATCTACTACGAATCTCAAAAATATTATTGTAGTAAGCCTGCAGCCATCCGGGACAGAATTTGGAGATGATTGGACATTTGAGCGATTTATCTCTGAAACAGTCATGCCAGTAGAGCCAGTAGTTATTGATCCGAGTCATGATGTTGCTGTGCTCCAATATACAGGTGGCACTACGGGGAGATCGAAAGGAGCCATGCTCACTCATCGTAATTTAGTTGCCAATATCTATCAAACAAAGGAATTTTACAAGAAGATGGTAAATAAGGGGAAGGAACGGTATCTGACTGTCATCCCATTATTCCACGTATTTGGTATGACGGCCTGTATGAATAATTGCATATTAATGGCGAGTGAAAACATATTGCTACCCCGTTTTGATTTAGAAGAGGTCCTTCAAACCATAAAACAGGAGAAGCCAACTATATTCCCTGGCGTACCAACCATGTACGTGGCGATCAACGCTCATCCTAAAGCAAAGGAATATGGGATTGATAGCATAAAAATTTCCAATAGCGGAAGTGCTCCTATGCCTATGGAATTAATGAAGGAATATGAATCAAAAACGGATTCTAAGATTTTGGAGGGTTATGGTCTTTCGGAAGCATCACCCGTTACGCATTGTAATCCGGATTTTGGTGTTCGTAAACCTGGAACAGTCGGAATTGCCTTCCCATCTACAGATTGTAAAATCGTGGATGTAGCTACAGGGGTGGAGGAAGTCCCGGTTGGCGAACTGGGAGAATTAATTGTCAAAGGTCCGCAGATTATGAAAGGCTATTGGAATATGCCTGAAGAAACGGCTGTTGCTCTCCGCAATGGATGGCTATATACAGGGGATATTGCCAGGATCGATGAAGATGGATATCTAACGATTGTTGACCGTAAAAAGGATCTAATCATTGCAAGCGGTTATAATATCTACCCTCGTGATGTAGAAGAAGTCCTGTATGAACATCCATCCGTACAGGAAGCTGTTGTAATAGGAGTTCCGGATGAGTATCGCGGAGAAACAGTCAAAGCAATTTTAGTATTAAAAGCGAATGAGTCAGCTACGGATAAAGAGATTATGGAATATTGTAAAAATAATATGGCAGCCTATCGAGTGCCGACAATTGTAGAATTTCGTGATGAATTACCAAAAACAAATGTTGGAAAAATACTTCGCCGGGCTCTGAGGGAAGAAGTCGAAACAAAGTAA